In the Lepus europaeus isolate LE1 chromosome 10, mLepTim1.pri, whole genome shotgun sequence genome, ttatttatttatttgaaaggcagaattacagagatagaatgagaagcagagggagagagaaagattttccatctattggttcacttcccaaatgcccacaacaatggGGCCTGGGCCAAGTCTAAGCCAGAAGCAGGAACTTCACCAGGTTCCCAATATGAACagcagaacccaagtacttgggccattatctggtACCTTCCCAGGTGATTTAGCAGTaaacttgattggaagcagaggtaggacttaatctctgatatgggatgtggggatccccaacagcttaacccactgcaccacaatgcttgcctcACCCTTCTCTATTTAAACagacaaatatttaatataagAAGCAAAGCACCTACCACTGTCCTATTATTAGAATGAAAAAATTGAATGAATGTTTTTCTCCCATTTGCATGACACCACACTGTCTACTTTATATCAACTTTGATTTGAACATCATTATGAAATGATGCTTTCACTTCTGGATGCTTTACTGTTTTTGATGCCTGTGTTGTCCCATCATGGCTACTGATTTGTCCTTTCTGTACTACTTCTGACTTTCCTTGAATATTTCCTGTCTCTGCTAGGCACAGGTTGGGTCttgattatcttttattttcccacCCAAGATGTAGTTATTTATGCTTTAGGAAACCCTGGTTTGTTCCTTTAGTGTGCTACACGAACATCTGGGTGCtacttatttgcaaattatatgcCAGGTACTGTCCTTAGCACTTTACAAAGACTGTCTCAGTTCTAACAACCCTGTGAAATGGGAATTCTTGTCCTTCTATTATAGATAACAACACTGAAGCCCAGAACTGATAAGGAACTTATCTAAGGTCATTTACCTAGTAAATGAAatctagaacttgaacccaggaagtctggcTCGAAAGTTCCTTCTTGGCCTCTTAACCCTGCTGCTCAGGGAGCACGTAAGAGAGCTAGAGAGGAAaaggctgctgcagctgctgtacTATGTCTAGGTCAGAACTGGAAATATTTCTTCTAAGGTTTATAggtttgcattgatttttttccctaagaaatTAATATTTCATATACTAAGATAGCATCGATTTGGACAGATCACTAGTATTTTATGTACTAGTAAGGGGGAAAAAGACATTGCAAAATTGTGACACAACCCTCATCCTGTCGCTCCTGGGTGACTCCTGGGCGAGAGCACACCACCCTCTGTGGCTTTGAAATTTCTGTTCTCTGTTCCGGTGGGGCggcgagggtggggtggggtgggggcagttcCTCCTGCCACTGTCCTCTTTGCTTGGTGTCTGACATCATCTCATGACAAAGCATGCACACTTCTGCCTCCTGGTGAGTTCCTTCCTTTCTTAGGGCCTATGAAGCAACCCAGTGTGGCATATGAGAAAATAAGGCACTGTGGTCATTTATCCATAAGAAATATTGCTTTGCAGAGTAGAAATTATATACTCCCCAGCTGTGTAGGCCTTTGTGTGAACAGAATTACTTTTTGTCTCAATACTGAATGTAGTGTAGCCTTTTCTATGGTATCTCAGTTTCACATAAGAAATACAACAGTGCACATAATTCCATCAAAGTGGTAGCAATCTGAGCATTTTTAGCCAATTcgattttttttttcgttttagaaagtttttatttaatgaatacaaatttcataggtaaagCTTTAGAAATATAGCGGTTCTTGCcccaatacccaccctcccacctcctcacCCCCCCAGGACTTCCTCTCACAGAGGCTGGCCAAGAGGAGGTTCACCgtctgcctgtgtcacaggcattCAAGTCCTTACTACATCCTGTAGAGTTGAGCTTGGGATCCTGCTGGTAGAACATAAACAGGTGTCCTATCAGGTGGCTCCAGTAATGGTGATGTGACAACACCCTGGAGAACATCTAATGCATATTTTTATTGTACCCATCTTTGTCTcaagtgtatacacacacagacacacacaggcataccTATATGGTCTTAGAATTAATtctgaaaagcaggagaagaggcCTAGCTCACAGTCTACTAAAAATGCCTGTCATCCAAGCTCAATGGAAATCCACATGCCCTGCAATGCAAAGAAGACAGGCGAGGTTTCAGGCCTTGCCACTGTCAGCTCTGGGGATCTGCCTTTGGAAGTGAGACTTTAACATGCTTTTCCAGTTCCAGTAAACTTTGGTAAAGTTTTTCAGCAGTGTCTTCATCTAGGTCCATCTTTTGGGTCGTTACATAATTGTTTCCAAGGCCTGTGGTAGCACTCATGTATTTTGTCAGAGGGTTGAGAGACTCAGGCTTTTGATGGAAAAGCCAAACCAGTGCTTCTGTTCCATTGTATGGTGTCAAAGTGAAAGCATTTGCAAAAAAGCGAAGCAACCATATGAATGGCAGCAGCAGTGTCCATATGAAGGGAGGTAGAATTCCATATGTCATATTGGTCAACACTGTGCCTGGGCACACCACACTGGAATACAGGCCCTGCTGGTTGTAGTGCCTGTTCAAAGCCACGTTGAGAAGGTCAGTGGCGTATTTAGAAGAGCTATAGGGTTCCTGGCCTTTGCTGTGCTGGATGTCTTCAAGGCTGAAATTAGATTTCCTTGCGTTGCGAGATGATGTCCAGATGAGCCGAGATGGACTGTCACTGTGACAGAGGAGAGGTTCCAGTTCCCGAATCAGGATAAAGTGGCCAAAGATACTGGTTTCAAACACCTCCTGGAGCCCATCGGCAGTGAGCCTGTCAGCCTGGGTCAGCAGTCCTTCAGCTGTGGAGAACATATGAATCACTTTTCTTGAAAAGAGGCCAGAGAAAAGTGCTCTGACATTCAGCTGTGGATTAGGCATGATTCCAGCATTTAAATACACGTAGTCTAACCTCTGAAATCTTTGTTTAAGTTCCTCAGCAGCCCGGAACACCGACTGCAGGTTGCTGACATCCACCTGTACCATGGTGATCTGGGCACTGCTGTGAGAGGCCAGCAGGGCAGCACGGACAGCTTTGGCTTTGCCCATGTTCCTGCACGCCAAACACAGGTGCAGCCCATCGTCTACCGTCAGCAGCCGCTTGTAgagggccaggccaatgccactGCTCGCCCCCGTGATCAAAACCATCTTCCTCATCTTCGCGCACCCCAAACGCCCCCAATTCGATTTTGTATTATGTTTCTATACCCTGTTCTTTTTATAGTGTGGGGATTCATCAGCCACTGAGATCTGCTATCAGAGGACAACTCCAAAAGAAATAAACCCTTTCAGAAATATATTACTCAGTAATTAGGTTGCATATGCACATGTCAGCATAAACCACATTTCAGAACTGCCTTCACATTTCTCAATTCTCTTCTAGAAACTGATGGCTctcttaaaatctgttttgaCTCAGTGTCTATATGTAACCTAGTTTCTGAGTAATGTTTTTGAATATTCAGTTCTTTAAACTCTACGAATATGCATCTCCTACAAATGACAACTAGACATAGTGCTGGTCAGCTGGtcctttattcttgtttttaattctatttgaacatcggggaggggggtcttccacTTGCCAGTTTATACCCTAGTGCCCATAACAGCTgaggatgagccaggctgaagccaggagcctggaactcaacccacgTCTACCACATGATGGGCAGCAACCcaggtacttgcaccatcacctgcagtagcaggaaactggaattgcaagtggagctgggaatcaaacccagtcactctgatacaggacacaggattCCAAGTCtcaccttaactgctgtgccagatgcctgccccagtaCTTTATTCTTGGTATGTGTCAAGTTTGCAAATCCTAGGTAACACTGATTATTTGTGTCATTCTTTGTGCCATCGGAGGGATTATGGGTGGATGGGGAGTCTCAATCTTTTTCCATCCTATTGGATCAAAAGTCATGGAGAAAATTCTATCCTCAGTGTTGAAGTGACACCTGCCCCTCAGGCCTAATTGTCACTTAATCACAAATTTTATTCATGGttatttttctatccttttcttTAAATAT is a window encoding:
- the LOC133767658 gene encoding 3-keto-steroid reductase/17-beta-hydroxysteroid dehydrogenase 7-like; translated protein: MRKMVLITGASSGIGLALYKRLLTVDDGLHLCLACRNMGKAKAVRAALLASHSSAQITMVQVDVSNLQSVFRAAEELKQRFQRLDYVYLNAGIMPNPQLNVRALFSGLFSRKVIHMFSTAEGLLTQADRLTADGLQEVFETSIFGHFILIRELEPLLCHSDSPSRLIWTSSRNARKSNFSLEDIQHSKGQEPYSSSKYATDLLNVALNRHYNQQGLYSSVVCPGTVLTNMTYGILPPFIWTLLLPFIWLLRFFANAFTLTPYNGTEALVWLFHQKPESLNPLTKYMSATTGLGNNYVTTQKMDLDEDTAEKLYQSLLELEKHVKVSLPKADPQS